The DNA segment GGCGGGCAGCAGCACGCCGCCCGGGTGCGAGTGCTTCGCGAGCTGCGAGTCCGAGCGGACCTCGTGGGGGACGGTGCCGGCCTTGCGGACCAGCCCCAGCAGTTCGAGGCGGAGGATGCTCTCGGACAGGCCCGTCCCGGCGAACGGGTCGATCACGAAGCCGCGGGTGGGGCTCCGGAACTCGTGCGACTTGCCGACGGGCGCCGGGTCGGGGTCGGAGGGGCGCGGGCCCTCGGGGCCGTCGGGGCCCATGCGGATGAACGGTTCAGCGCGGGCGACGCGGTAGCGGACGCCGGCCACGGTGAGGTCGTCGTGCCGCTCCCAGTCGAGCAGTTCGGCGGTGGCGAGCAGGTCCTGCTGCCCCGCGGTGTCGCCGGCGAGAGCCACTTCCTCGGCACGCTTGCGGAAGATGGCGGTCATGGAGTCGCGCGCGCTCTGCGGGGTGGCGTCGGCGCGCGTCAGCATCTCCCAGCCGCCGGACTCCAGCTCCTGGACCACGGCGAACAGCGGCCCTCCGCCGGACATCAGATCCGGATAGCGTTCTCGGGCCTCCCAGGCCTCGACATCGGCAAGGGCGGCAGCGGGTGCGTCCTCGTGGGCCACCACTCTGACTTTCCGGTACGCAGGCACGTGTTCGCCGTACTCAGACATGGCCCCAGCATCGCCCTACGGGGACGGTGCGTGGGGCCATCCGAACTCAACGCGTGCGGGTGTTGCATCGGGGTGACCGGGAATGCGCGCGGGTGGGTCGTGGGGGATCGGGAGTGAACGGGTCCGACCGGTGGACTTCGGCAAGTGATCGGCCGCCGCAGCACCTTCCGTGACGCTCCAAGGGCGCCCGCTCCCGGGGCCGTGGCCCCAGCGGCCGCCCCGTCAGCTTCACGCGCTCACCGGCGCGGACATCCCCACCCAGGCCCTCGCCCTCCCGGGTGCCCACCCCGTTTCCCCCGAGGACGGGGCACGGCCCGCGCACGTCGGCCCGCTATGCTGCAGGTTGCGGGCCGTTAGCTCAATTGGCAGAGCAGTGGACTTTTAATCCATTGGTTGTGGGTTCGAGTCCCACACGGCCTACCGCTCGGCCCCAGGTCAGAGGTCTTCTGGCCTGGGGCCGAAGTCGTCGCTCCCAGGGGCTGGAGATCGGGCGCGGCCCCGGAGTCCCTGGCACGAGCGCCAGCAGCGTGGACGGGGACGCTGTGACCGTAGGCCCAGCACTGACAGCACGGCCGGGCGGGCCGTGAGGAGAGCGCCCTCAGGCCCGTGCCTGGACCAGGAGGGTGCCGATGTGGCCCGGCTCCGGCGCGTCGAGGACGGTGGCTTCCGCCGTGGCGAAGCCGGCGCGGGTCAGCAGCCGCTCCCAGACGGCCGGCCGGTAGCTGTAGCGGTAGGTGAACATGT comes from the Streptomyces sp. TS71-3 genome and includes:
- a CDS encoding DUF5954 family protein; translated protein: MSEYGEHVPAYRKVRVVAHEDAPAAALADVEAWEARERYPDLMSGGGPLFAVVQELESGGWEMLTRADATPQSARDSMTAIFRKRAEEVALAGDTAGQQDLLATAELLDWERHDDLTVAGVRYRVARAEPFIRMGPDGPEGPRPSDPDPAPVGKSHEFRSPTRGFVIDPFAGTGLSESILRLELLGLVRKAGTVPHEVRSDSQLAKHSHPGGVLLPAEFVTAECVNGHWQPTAGPSETPQGARDALAMYLRVMAPVLERLDDDERAEYARIADRLDAERCDELEIGGKPTRIVRVERLVRVGPDGPEGPRPSDPDPDPPAALQAQQLREQGVNLDDDEEDDPSPETKELIHLFEQERKRQEKLAEGS